One Solanum lycopersicum chromosome 4, SLM_r2.1 DNA window includes the following coding sequences:
- the LOC101258556 gene encoding 5'-3' exoribonuclease 3 isoform X1 — translation MGVPAFYRWLAEKYPMVVVDVVEEEAVVIEDVRIPVDTSKPNPNNIEYDNLYLDMNGIIHPCFHPEDRPSPTTFEEVFECMFDYIDRLFSMVRPRKLLYMAIDGVAPRAKMNQQRSRRFRSAKDAADAAAEEEKLREEFEREGRKLPPKQESQVFDSNIITPGTQFMATLSIALQYYVHLRLNHDSGWKNVKVILSDANVPGEGEHKIMSYLRLQRNLPGYDPNTRHCLYGLDADLIMLALATHEVHFSILREVVFTPGQQDKCFLCGQMGHLAADCEGKAKRKAGEFDEKGNAEVVAKKPFQFLHIWTLREYLEFDMRIPNPPFEIDFERIIDDFIFICFFVGNDFLPHMPTLEIREGAINLLLAVYKKEFRSMEGYLTDGSQPNLSRVEHFIQAVGSYEDKIFQKRARLHQRQSERIKREKAQLKRGDDSAPRAEPESLVPVARFSGSRLASGPSPSPYQQGATARRPQQGGTVRRPQLQQGTSSLSVLDFPNEYYEPVDDTRSIFRTKKAARLSSDATIGAAIVEAEDSLETEVLENKEELKTKLNKLIREKNDVFNSENAEEDKIKLGVPGWKERYYEEKFSAKTPEEMEEVRKDIVLKYTEGLCWVMHYYYEGVCSWQWFYPYHYAPFASDLKGLGELNITFELGSPFKPFNQLLGVFPAASSHALPEQYRQLMTDPNSPISDFYPSDFEVDMNGKRFSWQGIAKLPFIDEARLLAEVAKVEHTLTEEEARRNCVMNDMLFVSLSHPLSPYIFSLDDRCKQLTDDERVEVKERLDPKASGGMNGYISLCIGDPCPPIFRAPMDGLEDIMDNQVICAIYKLPDAHKHITRPPKGVIFPKKMVTFSDIKPDPVLWHEDSGRKPWENGRNHHPGGNSGRHLGEAAHRLVSNSLQIRSGRGDNLHAQPGPYPSGPFPSSQGYNGQGHVRPNFDYSARDDTAAAPYQYDQSYHPAYIPAAVDPYSRAPPLYEMGGQPAPPSRDYHRHGHQAAVTQQNVGYSYSSHTNRQQHVSQSPVPPIDHFHQQSRYSSYPNYHEPYEPGSYHPPYEPVSYHPPYEPGPYNPQDGGWAPQVNQNAGRGYGNPRPSSNHFSALGRRNDRGPPSSGYRR, via the exons CCCTCTCCTACAACATTTGAGGAGGTCTTTGAGTGCATGTTTGATTACATAGACAGGCTTTTCTCTATGGTGCGTCCTCGAAAGCTGCTATATATGGCTATTG ATGGTGTTGCACCAAGGGCAAAAATGAATCAGCAGAGATCTAGACGTTTTAGATCAGCAAAAGATGCTGCAGATGCG GCAGCTGAGGAGGAAAAGCTGCGGGAGGAATTCGAGAGAGAGGGTAGGAAGCTCCCCCCAAAGCAAGAGTCACAAGTTTTTGATTCAAATATCATCACTCCCGGAACTCAGTTCATGGCCACATTGTCAATTGCTCTTCAGTACTATGTTCATCTTAGACTGAACCATGATTCGGGATGGAAAAATGTCAAG GTTATACTTTCTGATGCAAATGTTCCTGGTGAAGGGGAGCATAAAATTATGTCCTATCTTCGACTCCAAAGAAATCTTCCTGGTTATGACCCAAATACACGCCATTGTCTCTACGGTTTG GATGCAGATCTAATCATGTTGGCTTTGGCTACTCACGAAGTTCACTTCTCCATACTCAGAGAG GTTGTATTTACGCCAGGTCAGCAGGATAAGTGTTTCCTTTGTGGTCAAATGGGTCACCTAGCTGCAGATTGTGAAGGAAAGGCGAAACGGAAAGCAGGAGAATTCGATGAGAAAGGCAATGCTGAGGTTGTGGCAAAAAAACCTTTCCAG TTCCTCCACATATGGACTTTGCGGGAGTATTTAGAATTTGATATGAGAATCCCAAATCCTCCTTTTGAGATTGATTTCGAGCGGATCATCGACGActtcatatttatttgtttctttgttGGAAATGATTTTCTCCCACACATGCCTACTCTTGAGATCCGCGAG GGAGCAATAAACTTGTTACTGGCTGTCTATAAGAAGGAGTTTAGATCAATGGAAGGTTATTTAACTGATGGTAGCCAG CCAAATCTTAGCAGAGTAGAACATTTCATTCAGGCCGTGGGATCATATGAAGATAAGATATTTCAGAAAAGAGCGCGGTTACATCAG aGACAATCTGAGAGAATTAAGCGTGAAAAGGCCCAGTTAAAAAGAGGAGATGATTCTGCTCCTCGAGCCGAACCTGAATCTTTGGTTCCAGTTGCTCGGTTCAGTGGTTCTCGGCTTGCTTCAGGTCCTTCTCCTTCTCCCTATCAACAAGGGGCAACTGCAAGACGTCCTCAACAAGGAGGAACTGTAAGACGTCCCCAACTTCAGCAAGGCACATCAAGTCTTTCCGTCCTCGACTTTCCGAATGAATACTATGAGCCTGTTGATGATACAAGATCTATTTTTCGCACCAAAAAAGCTGCACGTTTGAGTTCTGATGCCACGATAGGAGCTGCAATTGTTGAAGCTGAGGATAGCCTCGAAACTGAA GTgttagaaaacaaagaagaactGAAAACAAAGCTCAACAAGTTGATCCGTGAGAAGAATGATGTTTTTAATTCAGAGAATGCCGAGGAAGACAAG ATCAAACTGGGAGTGCCAGGATGGAAAGAAAGGTATTATGAGGAAAAATTTTCTGCAAAGACACCTGAGGAGATGGAAGAAGTACGAAAGGACATT GTCTTGAAATACACAGAAGGGTTGTGCTGGGTTATGCACTATTATTACGAAGGTGTTTGTTCCTGGCAGTG GTTTTATCCTTATCATTATGCTCCTTTTGCTTCTGACCTCAAGGGTCTTGGGGAGTTGAATATTACCTTTGAACTAGGTTCTCCATTCAAACCATTCAATCAGCTGTTGGGAGTTTTTCCTGCTGCCAG TTCACATGCTCTTCCTGAACAGTATAGGCAATTGATGACAGACCCAAACTCTCCAATTAGCGACTTCTATCCTTCTG ATTTTGAGGTGGACATGAATGGGAAGCGCTTTTCATGGCAG GGCATTGCCAAACTACCTTTCATTGATGAAGCCCGGCTCCTTGCAGAGGTTGCAAAAGTTGAACATACCCTGACG GAGGAAGAAGCACGAAGAAATTGTGTGATGAATGATATGCTTTTTGTGTCATTATCTCACCCTTTGTCTCCATACATTTTTTCTCTTGATGATCGCTGTAAGCAGCTTACAGACGACGAACGCGTTGAAGTGAAGGAGCGCTTGGACCCAAAAGCAAG TGGTGGCATGAATGGCTACATATCCCTTTGCATTGGAGATCCTTGTCCTCCAATTTTTAGAGCTCCTATGGATGGGTTGGAAGATATTATGGACAATCAAGTCAT ATGTGCAATATACAAACTTCCTGATGCCCATAAGCACATCACACGACCACCTAAAGGGGTTATTTTTCCAAAGAAG ATGGTGACATTCAGTGATATAAAACCTGATCCAGTGTTGTGGCATGAGGATTCTGGGAGGAAACCTTGGGAAAATGGAAG GAACCACCACCCTGGCGGAAACTCTGGTCGTCACCTTGGAGAGGCAGCACACAGGCTGGTTTCTAATAGTTTGCAGATTAGGAGTGGCCGTGGGGATAATTTACATGCTCAACCAGGACCATATCCTTCTGGTCCTTTTCCTTCCTCTCAAGGATACAATGGTCAGGGACATGTTCGCCCTAATTTTGATTATTCTGCTCGAGATGACACAGCTGCTGCGCCTTATCAGTATGATCAGAGTTACCACCCTGCTTATATCCCAGCTGCAGTTGATCCATATAGTAGGGCTCCTCCTCTGTATGAGATGGGTGGCCAACCTGCCCCTCCTAGCAGGGATTATCACAGACATGGACATCAAGCCGCTGTGACGCAGCAAAATGTCGGATATAGTTATTCTTCTCATACCAATCGTCAGCAGCATGTTAGCCAATCACCAGTACCACCGATTGATCATTTTCACCAGCAGAGTAGATACAGTAGTTACCCCAATTATCATGAACCTTATGAGCCAGGAAGCTATCACCCACCTTATGAGCCAGTAAGCTATCACCCACCTTATGAGCCAGGACCCTATAACCCACAGGATGGTGGATGGGCTCCGCAAGTAAACCAAAATGCTGGTCGGGGTTATGGCAACCCACGTCCCTCCAGCAATCACTTCTCGGCTTTAGGAAGAAGAAACGATAGAGGGCCACCATCTTCAGGCTATCGCCGTTAG
- the LOC101258556 gene encoding 5'-3' exoribonuclease 3 isoform X2, translating to MNQQRSRRFRSAKDAADAAAEEEKLREEFEREGRKLPPKQESQVFDSNIITPGTQFMATLSIALQYYVHLRLNHDSGWKNVKVILSDANVPGEGEHKIMSYLRLQRNLPGYDPNTRHCLYGLDADLIMLALATHEVHFSILREVVFTPGQQDKCFLCGQMGHLAADCEGKAKRKAGEFDEKGNAEVVAKKPFQFLHIWTLREYLEFDMRIPNPPFEIDFERIIDDFIFICFFVGNDFLPHMPTLEIREGAINLLLAVYKKEFRSMEGYLTDGSQPNLSRVEHFIQAVGSYEDKIFQKRARLHQRQSERIKREKAQLKRGDDSAPRAEPESLVPVARFSGSRLASGPSPSPYQQGATARRPQQGGTVRRPQLQQGTSSLSVLDFPNEYYEPVDDTRSIFRTKKAARLSSDATIGAAIVEAEDSLETEVLENKEELKTKLNKLIREKNDVFNSENAEEDKIKLGVPGWKERYYEEKFSAKTPEEMEEVRKDIVLKYTEGLCWVMHYYYEGVCSWQWFYPYHYAPFASDLKGLGELNITFELGSPFKPFNQLLGVFPAASSHALPEQYRQLMTDPNSPISDFYPSDFEVDMNGKRFSWQGIAKLPFIDEARLLAEVAKVEHTLTEEEARRNCVMNDMLFVSLSHPLSPYIFSLDDRCKQLTDDERVEVKERLDPKASGGMNGYISLCIGDPCPPIFRAPMDGLEDIMDNQVICAIYKLPDAHKHITRPPKGVIFPKKMVTFSDIKPDPVLWHEDSGRKPWENGRNHHPGGNSGRHLGEAAHRLVSNSLQIRSGRGDNLHAQPGPYPSGPFPSSQGYNGQGHVRPNFDYSARDDTAAAPYQYDQSYHPAYIPAAVDPYSRAPPLYEMGGQPAPPSRDYHRHGHQAAVTQQNVGYSYSSHTNRQQHVSQSPVPPIDHFHQQSRYSSYPNYHEPYEPGSYHPPYEPVSYHPPYEPGPYNPQDGGWAPQVNQNAGRGYGNPRPSSNHFSALGRRNDRGPPSSGYRR from the exons ATGAATCAGCAGAGATCTAGACGTTTTAGATCAGCAAAAGATGCTGCAGATGCG GCAGCTGAGGAGGAAAAGCTGCGGGAGGAATTCGAGAGAGAGGGTAGGAAGCTCCCCCCAAAGCAAGAGTCACAAGTTTTTGATTCAAATATCATCACTCCCGGAACTCAGTTCATGGCCACATTGTCAATTGCTCTTCAGTACTATGTTCATCTTAGACTGAACCATGATTCGGGATGGAAAAATGTCAAG GTTATACTTTCTGATGCAAATGTTCCTGGTGAAGGGGAGCATAAAATTATGTCCTATCTTCGACTCCAAAGAAATCTTCCTGGTTATGACCCAAATACACGCCATTGTCTCTACGGTTTG GATGCAGATCTAATCATGTTGGCTTTGGCTACTCACGAAGTTCACTTCTCCATACTCAGAGAG GTTGTATTTACGCCAGGTCAGCAGGATAAGTGTTTCCTTTGTGGTCAAATGGGTCACCTAGCTGCAGATTGTGAAGGAAAGGCGAAACGGAAAGCAGGAGAATTCGATGAGAAAGGCAATGCTGAGGTTGTGGCAAAAAAACCTTTCCAG TTCCTCCACATATGGACTTTGCGGGAGTATTTAGAATTTGATATGAGAATCCCAAATCCTCCTTTTGAGATTGATTTCGAGCGGATCATCGACGActtcatatttatttgtttctttgttGGAAATGATTTTCTCCCACACATGCCTACTCTTGAGATCCGCGAG GGAGCAATAAACTTGTTACTGGCTGTCTATAAGAAGGAGTTTAGATCAATGGAAGGTTATTTAACTGATGGTAGCCAG CCAAATCTTAGCAGAGTAGAACATTTCATTCAGGCCGTGGGATCATATGAAGATAAGATATTTCAGAAAAGAGCGCGGTTACATCAG aGACAATCTGAGAGAATTAAGCGTGAAAAGGCCCAGTTAAAAAGAGGAGATGATTCTGCTCCTCGAGCCGAACCTGAATCTTTGGTTCCAGTTGCTCGGTTCAGTGGTTCTCGGCTTGCTTCAGGTCCTTCTCCTTCTCCCTATCAACAAGGGGCAACTGCAAGACGTCCTCAACAAGGAGGAACTGTAAGACGTCCCCAACTTCAGCAAGGCACATCAAGTCTTTCCGTCCTCGACTTTCCGAATGAATACTATGAGCCTGTTGATGATACAAGATCTATTTTTCGCACCAAAAAAGCTGCACGTTTGAGTTCTGATGCCACGATAGGAGCTGCAATTGTTGAAGCTGAGGATAGCCTCGAAACTGAA GTgttagaaaacaaagaagaactGAAAACAAAGCTCAACAAGTTGATCCGTGAGAAGAATGATGTTTTTAATTCAGAGAATGCCGAGGAAGACAAG ATCAAACTGGGAGTGCCAGGATGGAAAGAAAGGTATTATGAGGAAAAATTTTCTGCAAAGACACCTGAGGAGATGGAAGAAGTACGAAAGGACATT GTCTTGAAATACACAGAAGGGTTGTGCTGGGTTATGCACTATTATTACGAAGGTGTTTGTTCCTGGCAGTG GTTTTATCCTTATCATTATGCTCCTTTTGCTTCTGACCTCAAGGGTCTTGGGGAGTTGAATATTACCTTTGAACTAGGTTCTCCATTCAAACCATTCAATCAGCTGTTGGGAGTTTTTCCTGCTGCCAG TTCACATGCTCTTCCTGAACAGTATAGGCAATTGATGACAGACCCAAACTCTCCAATTAGCGACTTCTATCCTTCTG ATTTTGAGGTGGACATGAATGGGAAGCGCTTTTCATGGCAG GGCATTGCCAAACTACCTTTCATTGATGAAGCCCGGCTCCTTGCAGAGGTTGCAAAAGTTGAACATACCCTGACG GAGGAAGAAGCACGAAGAAATTGTGTGATGAATGATATGCTTTTTGTGTCATTATCTCACCCTTTGTCTCCATACATTTTTTCTCTTGATGATCGCTGTAAGCAGCTTACAGACGACGAACGCGTTGAAGTGAAGGAGCGCTTGGACCCAAAAGCAAG TGGTGGCATGAATGGCTACATATCCCTTTGCATTGGAGATCCTTGTCCTCCAATTTTTAGAGCTCCTATGGATGGGTTGGAAGATATTATGGACAATCAAGTCAT ATGTGCAATATACAAACTTCCTGATGCCCATAAGCACATCACACGACCACCTAAAGGGGTTATTTTTCCAAAGAAG ATGGTGACATTCAGTGATATAAAACCTGATCCAGTGTTGTGGCATGAGGATTCTGGGAGGAAACCTTGGGAAAATGGAAG GAACCACCACCCTGGCGGAAACTCTGGTCGTCACCTTGGAGAGGCAGCACACAGGCTGGTTTCTAATAGTTTGCAGATTAGGAGTGGCCGTGGGGATAATTTACATGCTCAACCAGGACCATATCCTTCTGGTCCTTTTCCTTCCTCTCAAGGATACAATGGTCAGGGACATGTTCGCCCTAATTTTGATTATTCTGCTCGAGATGACACAGCTGCTGCGCCTTATCAGTATGATCAGAGTTACCACCCTGCTTATATCCCAGCTGCAGTTGATCCATATAGTAGGGCTCCTCCTCTGTATGAGATGGGTGGCCAACCTGCCCCTCCTAGCAGGGATTATCACAGACATGGACATCAAGCCGCTGTGACGCAGCAAAATGTCGGATATAGTTATTCTTCTCATACCAATCGTCAGCAGCATGTTAGCCAATCACCAGTACCACCGATTGATCATTTTCACCAGCAGAGTAGATACAGTAGTTACCCCAATTATCATGAACCTTATGAGCCAGGAAGCTATCACCCACCTTATGAGCCAGTAAGCTATCACCCACCTTATGAGCCAGGACCCTATAACCCACAGGATGGTGGATGGGCTCCGCAAGTAAACCAAAATGCTGGTCGGGGTTATGGCAACCCACGTCCCTCCAGCAATCACTTCTCGGCTTTAGGAAGAAGAAACGATAGAGGGCCACCATCTTCAGGCTATCGCCGTTAG
- the TLOG1 gene encoding cytokinin riboside 5'-monophosphate phosphoribohydrolase LOG1, producing the protein MENNHQTQIQTTKTSRFKRICVFCGSSPGKKPSYQLAAIQLGNQLVERNIDLVYGGGSVGLMGLVSQSVFNGGRHVLGVIPKTLMPREITGESVGEVRAVSGMHQRKAEMARQADAFIALPGGYGTLEELLEVITWAQLGIHDKPVGLLNVDGYYNSLLSFIDKAVDEGFVTPSARHIIISAPTAQELMSKLEDYVPKHNGVAPKLSWEMEQQLGYTTTKLEIAR; encoded by the exons ATGGAAAACAATCACCAGACACAAATTCAGACCACTAAAACATCAAGATTCAAACGCATATGTGTTTTTTGTGGAAGCAGTCCAGGCAAAAAGCCAAGTTATCAACTTGCTGCTATTCAACTTGGCAATCAACTG GTTGAAAGGAACATCGACTTGGTTTATGGAGGTGGCAGTGTTGGCTTGATGGGCCTAGTTTCTCAATCAGTTTTTAATGGTGGCCGCCACGTGTTAGG GGTGATTCCTAAAACTCTTATGCCAAGAgag attACTGGAGAAAGTGTTGGAGAAGTAAGAGCAGTGTCTGGGATGCATCAAAGAAAAGCAGAAATGGCAAGACAAGCTGATGCATTCATAGCCTTACCag gtGGCTATGGGACATTGGAAGAGCTCCTAGAAGTCATCACTTGGGCTCAACTAGGCATTCATGATAAACCA GTAGGTTTACTTAATGTAGATGGCTACTATAattcattattatcatttatagacAAAGCTGTTGATGAAGGCTTTGTCACACCCTCTGCCCGTCACATCATTATTTCTGCCCCAACTGCCCAAGAACTCATGTCTAAGCTTGAG gaTTATGTACCAAAGCATAATGGGGTGGCACCAAAATTGAGTTGGGAAATGGAACAACAACTTGGctacacaacaacaaaattGGAAATTGCTCGTTAA